The sequence below is a genomic window from Bosea sp. F3-2.
CCGCGCCGATATAGGTCATCGCAGAGCGCACGCCGCCCATGAGCTCCTGCATCGTGCCCTCGACCGGGCCGCGATAGGGCACCTCGACGGTCTTGCCCTCGGATGCCCGGTACTTGGCGACGCCGCCGGAGTACTTGTTCATCGCCGTGTCGGAGGACATGCCGTAGAAGGTCATGGCAACCGGCACCTTCTCGCCGTCGCGCTCCTCGTAGCGGATCTCGCCCTCGCATTCGTCGTGGCCGGCGAGCATGCCGCCCATCATCACGAAATCCGAGCCGCCGCCGAAGGCCTTGGCGACGTCGCCCGGCACTGTCAGGCCGCCATCGCCACAGACCAGCCCCTTCAGCCCGTGCGCGGCATCGGAGCATTCGATGATCGCCGAGAGCTGCGGGTAACCGACGCCGGTCATCTTGCGGGTGGTGCAGACCGAGCCGGGACCGATGCCAACCTTGACGATATCCGCGCCGGCGAGGATCAGCGCCTCGGTCATGTCGCCGGTGACGACATTGCCCGCCATGATCGCGGCATCGGGGAAGGCGGCGCGCGTCGACTTGACCGTATCGACGAACTTCTCGGTGTAGCCATTGGCGACGTCGAGACAGATCTTGCTGATCGGCGACTGGGCGTGAACCGCCTTGAGCTTGTCATGGTCGGTGTCGGTCGTGCCAAGTGAGTAGAAGGCGTTGGCTGAGCCCGGCTCGCGGAAGAAGGCGATCAGCTCCTCGGCGCTGTAGTGCTTGTGCAGCGCGACCATGG
It includes:
- a CDS encoding GMP reductase, producing the protein MRIENDPKLDFRDVLIRPKRSTLGSRAEVDVERSFRFAHTGKEWKGFPLIAANMDVVGTMSMARALLKHGAMVALHKHYSAEELIAFFREPGSANAFYSLGTTDTDHDKLKAVHAQSPISKICLDVANGYTEKFVDTVKSTRAAFPDAAIMAGNVVTGDMTEALILAGADIVKVGIGPGSVCTTRKMTGVGYPQLSAIIECSDAAHGLKGLVCGDGGLTVPGDVAKAFGGGSDFVMMGGMLAGHDECEGEIRYEERDGEKVPVAMTFYGMSSDTAMNKYSGGVAKYRASEGKTVEVPYRGPVEGTMQELMGGVRSAMTYIGAVRLKEMSKRTTFIMVGTQLNTVFGN